Within the Trichoderma breve strain T069 chromosome 3, whole genome shotgun sequence genome, the region ggacgcCGTTTTCGATCTTGCAGCGGCACAAAACGGTGGCATTGCCATCTCGTGCAGCGATCAGCACTTTGGTACCAAAGAcaacctgctgctgccaggTCGCGGAAAGGACATGGGCGATGGTTGGGAGACGAAGCGCTCGCGAGGCAAGGACCATGTCGACTGGACGATTGTCAAATTGGGTGCCCCGGGGTACATCCAAGAGTTTGTCGTGGACACGGCGCACTTTAGAGGAAATTTTCCGCAAAAGGTCGCAGTCCACGGTCTGTCATGGCAAGGAGAGGACCAGCCCGAAGCGAACTCTGAGGGATGGGTTGAGGCTGTATCACCCAGCAAGACTGGGCCTGATCAAGAGCACAAATTTGTGTCTGCGGTTGGAGATGTACCCCTTACGCACGTGAAGCTTACCATGATACCTGATGGAGGGGTCAAGCGATTCCGAGCCTTTGGCAAACGTGTGGCGTAGAGCGGGAAATTGCTTTTGGGCATTAACGAAATTTCTTTGTACTTTAGCACCAATTTGTGGTTTAGCCACcgaaacaaagaagaaggaaagaaagctttgagaggagaaaaataaaagtttaagGGCATCTAAAAAAgcataaataaataaacCCAGTCgcttgatgaagccgtcCGTGAGCACCTTAATTTTTCTTCAACGGGGAATTAATCGTGCAATAAGGTGCACTGAGTTGGTCAAAGGAGATTGTGCACGGACCACCCGGTCGATATCCGTATCCGATGACGAACCTATAGCTCACAACCGTTGAAAGTGGGTAGGATAGTAGACCGCTCTCTTGTCAAGGCCACCTCCCACGCGACTCCAGACGTCGGCCGAAACGCGCCTTTGCTCGAGCAGACAAGCAGCGGCCTCTGATCCGATCGCAATACCAAATCCGAGCTCGAGCTCGCCCGTGCATCGACCACCGGCTGCGGCATCCCATGAGCCAGGCACTCTGGCCCTGCCCCTCCTCCCACCATGGATCCTGGGGACTCTGGCAGCGACAATGGCGGCGAGAAGCGGCGAACCATTCCGGCTGATCTTCCCACGTCGCTGGATGATAGGAGACACGCAGCGGGAGAATTCACAATGCCGGAGACGGAGATGTACGACGGCTGGCAAGGTGCGTTGCGTCGTGGGTTGTGATGTGTGGCGAACAGAACAAAGGCCCCCTTTATAGCCAACAGCTGTAGTATCCCTTGCATCGAATTGGACTTGCTAACTCTTGGATAGGCCAGTCTCAGTTCCTCACCTCACCGGTGCTTGCAAAGCCGCTCAACTTTGGGGATCTGTCCCTGAACGATTCGAACCAGGACGACTTCGTCGGTAGCGGCCCAAAGGATAGCGACGCCAGACTCATGGAAATGCTGGCGGCCCAGGCTGCGCATCGCAACGAAGCGGCActcgaagatgaggatgccaTTATAACAAACGACAAGATGACAGagtcggagaagaaggacataCTGCAGAGGGCCTTGACCATGGCGGCCAGCAACGGCGACACCGAGAAGGTCAAGAAGCTCCTCGAGGGAGATGCGAAGCCTTTTGTCGACGTCAATCTTCCCGACGATGATGGAACCCCGGCATTGATATATGCCAGCTGCTTTGTTCGTCTCGCTCTCACAATACCAAAATAAGAAATCAAATATGCCTGTGACGGCTAGCTAACTAAATCTCCAGGGTCACGAGAAGGTCGTCGAGGCTCTCATTGAGGCGGGTGCCAATGTGAATCAGCAAGACCGCAACCAATGGACACCTTTCATGTGGGCAATGACGAATCGCCACAAGGGCATATCGAAATTGTTGCTGGACAAGGGGGCATCCTCAGAACAAAAGACATCTTCCGGACGGACGGCGTTCGACTTTGTGCCCCCAGATAGCGACATGTCATTTTACCTACATGACAATGGTTATTCTATTGGTAGTGCAGGTATCATGGGCGATTTCTATAACCCCGGCTTCTCTCAGGACCGCTTCGAGGAGGAAATGGCGGAAAACGAAATGCGGAGacggctgatgatggagagtGCCCGCGACCTAGAAGTTGATTTGGGCAATGTTGGTATGGACGATCAACCGGAGGTATGTCTGAATAGCCCTAgttcttctttgtttcatttcctccatctctcctctctgTTTGGTATTGTTGGCTAACCCCCCACACCCTACTACTAGCCGATGGATgactttgaagaagaacaagcagAGTTCGATTGGAGTCGCTGCCTCCATGACCAAATGTTTGTCTTTCAAGAGCACGAATTGGATCGGATACTGGATATTGTGGTTACCAAGATGACCCCCCAGCGGTCGCCATCACAGAAACCAGTCCCGGCCAACATGATTTTCCTCAGCGCAAGATATGCACACTACCATGCTAGTCCAGAGTTACTGAGAAGACTGCTCGTATCTGCAATGGCTCGCATCAACGCTGTCGTTGAAAAATCCCAGTGGGACATGACCATCCTAGCCTTTTGGATTTCAAACGCGACGCTCCTCCTACATTATCTCAAGAAAGATGCTGGATTGGTTGAGGCAACAACCACATTCCAAGCACAGCTTGCGGAACTTATCAATGAGATTTTTGTCCTAATCGTGCGAGATGCCGAGAGACGACTGGATAAAGTTCTCGACCCTGCCATGCTGGAGCACGAGACTATCCCGGGATTCGAGGACATTGCATTCCAAAACGAATGGAAGATCTTCAAGAGGAAGTCTACAGTTAAGGAGCAGCCTCTCGAGAAGCGTTTCCGCCCGCCGTCTCCAAAACAGAGGGCGAAGCCCGCTCCTAGAAATGTCACCTCGCTGCTGTCGTCGACGCTCTTCGTGTTGGACTTGTACGACATTCACTCGGTCATCACATCACAAATCATCTCTCAACTCCTCTACTGGCTTGGATGCGAGCTGTTCAACAGAGTCATATCGAACCGTAAGTATCTAGCCAGAACAAAGGCAATGCAGATCCGCATGAACGTCTCAATGGTGGAGGACTGGGCGCGGACAAACAACAGACAGGCGGAGCACTACGAAGGCGGCGAGATGAACTCAACTGGTGAAACCACAATGGATGCGGCCAAGCGACACCTCGCCCCCGTTATCCAACTTTTGCAATGGCTACAATGCTTTTCATCGCTAAATGCTGATGATCTGGAGGCCTTGGTCGACACTCTCCAACAGCTGAAGAGAATGACACCTCAGCAATTGATCCATTCAGCCACGCATTACCGCGCCGAAGTTGGTGAAAAGGGACTACCTCCCAGTGCTATGAAGTATCTTCTCGCAATCCAAAAGGAGGGGGCActcaagaagagcaaccAGGCGTCGGAAAGTGTGCCGACTACGCCGGTAACGAGCAATTTCAACGGAAATGGACAGTCAACTCCCAAAAGTGTTCAAATCAGAACGCCTGGTGGTGCAGACTCGGATGACGAAGACAGCACCCCCAAGAGTTTGCTACTGAATCCATCCTACATGCTGCCTTTTGCACTACCATCTGTCACGGACATGTTGGTATCATATGGAGCAGGTTTTGGAGGTGTCAACAGAGAGAGGGAGCGCAAATACATCCCGACCGTCCCACCAGAGTTTCTGGAAAAGTTGGAAGTGAATGGTTCGCGGAACCCGCCCATGTTTCAGGAGAAGGACTGGGAAAATGAAGAGGTGTGAAGAGTCAAACCGATGTGCTCTTTGGAGGAACAGGGGAGTGGGGGTGATGGTGTTTCTGTGAAGGGGGGGCAGcatcaaaacaacaaaagcgTCGGTGAGCGTTTATTTCCAAAAAGCCAAGGTGGACAGGGAGGGAGACAATATATAGAGAGCAACATCTACGGTTTATTGCACGTTGAACGAGTACATGACGAATTCCAACTGAGCGGGTGCCGCAACTTGTTTACCGACGCATTCTGAGGTGCAGTTATGTGAAGTGATGGGGAAAGAGGTGGCccgatttttcttttcttgttcttttgttcttttccttgtttgtttcattttcatttctcaTTTTTAATtcatttgttttcttttctctttctctttctgttGCTCATAGGCTAGCAAAGGTCCATCAATCGGAGAGCATATGGATGGAagtgaagacgacgaagccTTGCAAGACGACGCAGCGAACAACTGTCTCTAACATGATTtggaaaaaagcaaagccaaAAAGAGGGGACGCATAAAGAGCGACAGCATGGCATGCAGTAAGGAGACGACTTTGGGGGCCAAGAGGGGAAATGCTGATGGATAACGCATGCTTGGATCTACTAGCAGGATTGAGGATGACTCTTGTCTGTAAAGAGGACAAGGTCCGAGGCTgcatatgtatgtacgtTGTAATTGGGCGGTTAAGTTCATATCATGACAATTGGAAGCTTGTTGGGGATCTCTACTGCATACTTGAGGTacatactgtactgtacgatTTTTAATCTACttatctttatttttgcACCTGGTATAGGTCTAACTGAAATGAGTGTTATCTTTCTTTGGGGTTTTCGATCAGTTCTAAGTGCGGGCACAGCTTGAAAGACGTTTGGATTAATATTACCAACGGAAGGCGTGGAACTTCACTCCACCAATAGGAAGCTCAAAACTTTGGCTATAAGCTTGGAGGCATTGGCCCGGCAGATGGGTAGTAGACGTGCGAATTGGGAAAAAGAGTTGCATGCTAGTTCTCATCGGTGATACGAACGGGCAATGTAGACGGCTTTTATTTATAGCTTCTTTGCTGAAAATGTTGCTTTTATTATCTTAGATGACAGGATATTGCGAAAAGTTTTCGCTTGTGGAGTAATGTAGACGCCCTTCTTTTTAGATTTCTCTCCGGTTTGCTATACCAATCCTTTGACGAGTACTGTGTCGATGTAGGTCCCCTTCCGTATTCGTCGATTGTATAAGAGTGGCTTTTGCCATACAGTTTTCAAAACATTCCATTACCCTTCGATTTGTTAGTGCTCGCCGGCTGACAATGAAGCTAATTTACGACCATAATTATCTATTCAGTTCAATTCCAAGTATGAAATGGCTTTCCGTTCTTTTTTAGTGTATAGTTGTCCCCTATGTCCATCAAAGCTCTCACACTTTCACACTTGACGCGAACTCACAGTTATAAAAACATCGCACTCTGGGAAAACTGCACAAGGCACGTAGTCTATGCTTAAACAAGTATAGTAACAACGAAGAGGCAGAAGCCTTGCATCGGTCAACTCTGGATTTGGCTAAACCATTTGACAGGGAATAGAACAAGAATAGGGCATGGAAAGAGCACCAGGAGAAAAAGGCTCGATCGGCTCGGAGAGGGTCCGTGGCCCGGGGAGTGGAGCAAGACCCAGCTTAGTCGGGTCGGCATTTTGGGCCCCACTAGCGGAATGCGCTGGCGGGATAGTGCCATGGATGTGAATTAAAATGGCCACGTTGAGCCCggaaggatgaagaagagggtggtcaattaatttattttagtttgctttgctttgcttttttttccactGTGCTCCCTTGCGGTGTTGGGGGGGCGATCGATTGGGAGCAAATGGGCTGATTTGTGATAAGAGCCTGCGCGTTGGTGCCGGGATACCCTGGAGAAAGAGGGCTTTCTTTGCTGGCACCATTTGTCAATAGGTATTGATAATAGGCTCTGTGCGCGGCGAGCCTCCGGGTAGATGCTAGATATGCGAGGGAGAGCTAGTACTTTTGGAGATGCGACGGATgtttgcttttctctctctctcttcctctcggCGAGTTGGCCTACGTTGAGGTAGTTGATTGGTAAAGAGGCAGGTTGCATGATAGGCCATCAAGGATGTACACATACGTATGATCTCGTAGGAGTTTCTTACAGCTGTAGACATGTGAATTACTGGGAATCCTTGCTGGAAGGATGCATTTTCGCCGGCGATAGCTCAAGGTGTTGCGCCAAGGTAGCACTATCGTCTACTTAGTAGATGACAGGCCACAAGCAGGCAGCAATCAATGGCTCGAGCTGAGTCTCTCATTGGTGCCATGCTGGAGCTACCCGACCTGATTATTCCTACAGTCACAAAGCAACActttgaaaaagaagaagaaaagcgaaAAGGGCCACAAAATCCGTCAATGGACGGGTAACCCGGGCGTAGTACCGCCGAACTCAAGCGGAGAAATGGGCAACATGTTCTCAGcactggagaagaaggttcagcttggcgaagaagcctcaCCGGACGCTTGGTCCCCAAAAGCGTcaaaaatgaaagaaaaaacgagaCGCAGAAACTCAATTGAGCAGAAAGGAGGGGGGAGGCGGCAGGACGATTGCCGAGCTGAGTTCCcttccccccctctctcccccttgCATGAGGATTCTTTTTTGTGGTGGGCAGACTTTGGGCGACTATTGCGTTCCTGCGTCGGCGTTTGTACTGCACGATGCCGAGCTTTAgaggaaggaaagaaaatTTGGGGGCGGATGAATATGCAAAAGGCcccgaagaggagaggagagagagaaggccAGACGAATCGGCAGAAGGGGTGCGGACGGATGGGAGTGAGTCTGACCCGAAAGGGCTGGGCAATGGCATCTGTAGTGTGTGTGCGCGTCCTTGTGTGTGTAAGTGCCCAACATGTGTAGGTACCCAGGCGAGAGAGAATGATGGGTagagaagagggggggaAGGGAGCGAGCGTGTGTACCTGTACAGCATTGACGTGAATAGGTATGATCGGGTCTATTCGGTGGCATCGGGTACCTTGCATctgttgagatggaggccgTTTGTGAGAAGTGACACCCCTTGCAGGAGGCGGCGTCTCCTCTCGCTCGTCGCTTGTCACGATGGTAGCGAATTAGGACGAGAAGTAATACAGCTGAGGGGAAaagagggggagaaaaaaaaggtaatgtaaagaaaaagaaaatttaGCAGCCGGTTAATACGTGTCCACCGCCCATGCAAAGCTGAGCAATGAATGGGGAGGGTTCATTTTATTCCTGCGATGCGCGGCGGTGCGAAATGCAGGTTTGTGATAGTCCTGCCGGTTCCTGCATCCGCGGACCAGTAGAGTGAAACCTTTTCCGTTTAGCACCGAAGACATGGGAGGGttcagttttttttctcatcttctccttgggtGAGCATGAGTGgcgttcttctttttgcttcctgGTGTGAACAGAACATTTAGTTTGCATATGCATTCATTCGTTTGCTTCGGACGCAAGGGTGCATATACGAGCTGGCCTGGATGGCCAATGAGTATTACCAATCCACGGCAGTTTATGCTCTCAATTCTACCTCTGAAGTCAATTCCTTTTGCCTTTCCCCAGCGTACCTGTTTAACCATGATTTTAGTACCGTAATACATGGGATGACCAGTATTTGTACGTCCTGTCAATTTGATATGCCCGTCTGTCATCCCCCGTTTGACGTCCGGGTCTCATTTGCTCGTTTGCTTGGACCGCACTCTCGCCAAACGACTTGAAACAGCACAGCAGGTAGCCGAAAGAGGCGGTGGGCTTCTGAGTGCCTGGCAGCCACATCAACTTACAGTACACGAAGGAAGCATCATGGACAGGTACATCCATCGAGGCCCAAAAGACATGGAGCCCAAGGCAACAAACCGCTTCAATTGACGCTAATCAAGATGCCGGTTCCCAGCAGGCTGGAGTCTGGCCTTGTTAGCGGGTGCCCGAAAGCCGTGACCGCCTACAAGTAGATGCCGCTGGAAAAGGGCCCTGTAAGTCGAGCATCGGTGATCCCTGTCCCGCCACTAGCCAGCGTCTTAGTGTGTCCAGCTCTATCGCGGGTCCCCGATTGGGTTCTGCCGGAGATGGAGACTGAGCTCGGCACCTCTTTTCCACTCATACAGTTGAGCGTGTTGGCCATTGACTTCAACTCCAGCTTCGTGTTGGGCGCATCAAAGTACAAACTTGGCGTTAATATACCTGTATGCATATGCGGGCGAAATGGAGTTTGCAATTGAATTCCGTAGTGCAAATTCTAAAAGCCCTCGAGGAATCAGGACTCTCAGTGCCTGCAAGGTATTACGAGTACGCAACGCAATATGGCACATCAGCAATAGTCGTACCCGTCATCCCCGACAAACCATTGGATTGATTGCGCTGGTCTCTGCCCTGCATGAGCATCATACATGCGCAATGCCTATTGGTATAGAAACAAACGAatatcctctctctctttttctctttttcttttttcccactctcgtttcttttcttatccCGTCTCTTGGTTTTCAGCTCTCAGTCACTCTCATTTTTGATTCGCCGCATTTCCAAGACACATGTCTCAGCTCtactttgcttttgccttAGTACATGACTTGGATGCAAGGGACGGCTTGGCCCGGcgctcttctccagacaGAGAGAAAGGCATTCGCTACGCTCTCCCCGGATCATCACGTCGTTAAATTACTTGCTTCTGCTCTATTATAGGTATATAattctccatcatctcccccaCACATGTTATGTCGTTTTGCTTCGTTGTCAGTGCCAGGGGCTGAGAGTCAGCAGGAAACCGAGTTGCTCTTACACCGACTTGTCGGATCAGATACATGCACTCGAGTTGAAaagcatctgcatctgcatctgcgtcCCGCCTACCCGCCGTGATCGTGCACCGCTAGGGCTGCGGACTGCCCGTTCCTTTCGTTTACAGCAGTTACGACTTTATGACTTGAACGATTGCCACGTCAACACTcattctctttcatcttcccgccttttttcttccttttccatcgcttctctcgtctctctgaTCTCCCACTTCTCTCGCTATCATTACCCCCTCGTCTGCTCTGCGATATACTCGCTTCCTCTCGCTTCGCATCTTATCGCCTCGGTAAACCTCGATATACATTCCGAGGGAAAGACCACAGCAAAGTGTCACTTGCCAGCCTCACCTTCGCTTCTCACCGCACACTCGGCATTGGCATCTCGGCGTAGTTATAAATACCAAACGCCTCAACAATCTTTCAAGCTGGCTGTCTCACGCTTCACCAAGCTGCTTCGACGCTTGGCTCGGGGCTTCCGCTCGCATAGCGCTGAGaacaccagcatcagcactcTCGCCATCATTAGCACCTCcgccatcagcatcagcaacaacaatcCATATCCATCTCGCTCACAAGCTCAAGTTCAAGGTCATTGCGGCCGATCAGCTCCTCCAACTGCCATAGATAgagccatggccatcacATCCATCCGACCAGCAACTGGCACCAGATCGCGACGGTCTGCCGACAACACCATAGGCCTCCGTTACGAAAAGACGGTCCAGGCAGAGCCTCCCATCCCACTGCCTCCCAGAAGCACATCTCGCAACACCATTCGTACGCTGTCGATACGATCGTCAGCATcgtctccctctccctctttgtACTCGGTGTCACTCTACTCGCCAAGTCTGGTGGTTGTTACGCCACCGCAGCTCTCATTATTGCCCATTACGCCACCAACTGAGCAGCATCCGGCATTGAGGACGCCGGCACGCCAGGCAAAGCTCGCTCACGagagttggaagagagactCGGGGCTCGCGCCGACGCCGACCTCAGCAACCACTATTTACGAAGAGGActgcgaggaagaagaggccaagcaaGACGGCAAGCAGCTGGCAGACGCCCAAGACTCTGTCGGTGACAAGCCAACCAAAGTCGACGAGGTACCACGACATCGTGTCCCACAagtacaagcacaagcacagcacgGAACAGCTGTCGGCCCAGTGGCGGCTGGTTGGCAGTGTTCGACAAGTGAGACAAAGTTTCATCAACCAGCCGCGTCTGCGTCATTTCCCTGCTTCGAAAAACCCAATACCGCCGTCGCTCCGAGCCGtgctcaacctcaacctcccTCACCACCTCGCTCGTCGTTGTCGCCAGTGTCGCCAAAGAGGCAAAGCATTCTCAAGCGCCTTAGCGTCTGCTCCTCTGCGTCGGCAAAGGGGAAATTAGCCCTGCAAGCCCTGGCAATTGACGAGGGATCTGCTGCCGCAAACGCGCCAATGCAGCCCCTGATGCGGGGCTCGCAGCAAGCCTCCACTCATAAGCAGCCACAACGGTCAACTGCAGAACAGTCGCCTCTTCCGCTACTGCAGATACAGACACTATCTCGCGACACTGCTTCTCCGGGCGACGTCAACGACCGCTTTGCGCCTCTGGGCATCAGCATCCCAACGCACAGCCTGCTCGAGGATGATTTTATGGCCACGTTGTCCTTCTCGAACCGCGGCAGCATCATGTTCGGCGGGCGACGCGCTGGAGCGCTGGGCCTCGACGGGGCCAACGACAGCAGAGGCGATGTCTCTGCTCCTTCAACACCCACTCACAACCATGCACGatccagcagcaccagcgtCGACCGCATCGAGTCCTTGGCCGCCAGTGCCTCCAACCCCAACCTCGTGCCCCGCGCTCAGCCGCCACCCGACATCCGCCTGCTAGCATCCGACGTCGACAAGGAGTCCCAAAAGGTGAGATCGCTCTATGGAGTCGGCGATGCCATCAATTGGGAGGATGGCGCAAGGCGCTCGTACTGCGAACCCTTGGAGCCTACCCCAGAGCTCCcagcagaggaagatgggAATGACTCGTATGGACTCCCTTGACGATTTCCTGGCGCCGTGTGTCGGGTTGTCTGCTTGTTCGTCTTCTGTGCATCTTGTTGCTAACGCTTTGCGCCATTCGACTTTGTAGCATAATACTGCCGCCACCC harbors:
- a CDS encoding DIL domain-containing protein, with the translated sequence MDPGDSGSDNGGEKRRTIPADLPTSLDDRRHAAGEFTMPETEMYDGWQGQSQFLTSPVLAKPLNFGDLSLNDSNQDDFVGSGPKDSDARLMEMLAAQAAHRNEAALEDEDAIITNDKMTESEKKDILQRALTMAASNGDTEKVKKLLEGDAKPFVDVNLPDDDGTPALIYASCFGHEKVVEALIEAGANVNQQDRNQWTPFMWAMTNRHKGISKLLLDKGASSEQKTSSGRTAFDFVPPDSDMSFYLHDNGYSIGSAGIMGDFYNPGFSQDRFEEEMAENEMRRRLMMESARDLEVDLGNVGMDDQPEPMDDFEEEQAEFDWSRCLHDQMFVFQEHELDRILDIVVTKMTPQRSPSQKPVPANMIFLSARYAHYHASPELLRRLLVSAMARINAVVEKSQWDMTILAFWISNATLLLHYLKKDAGLVEATTTFQAQLAELINEIFVLIVRDAERRLDKVLDPAMLEHETIPGFEDIAFQNEWKIFKRKSTVKEQPLEKRFRPPSPKQRAKPAPRNVTSLLSSTLFVLDLYDIHSVITSQIISQLLYWLGCELFNRVISNRKYLARTKAMQIRMNVSMVEDWARTNNRQAEHYEGGEMNSTGETTMDAAKRHLAPVIQLLQWLQCFSSLNADDLEALVDTLQQLKRMTPQQLIHSATHYRAEVGEKGLPPSAMKYLLAIQKEGALKKSNQASESVPTTPVTSNFNGNGQSTPKSVQIRTPGGADSDDEDSTPKSLLLNPSYMLPFALPSVTDMLVSYGAGFGGVNRERERKYIPTVPPEFLEKLEVNGSRNPPMFQEKDWENEEV